One genomic window of Danaus plexippus chromosome 23, MEX_DaPlex, whole genome shotgun sequence includes the following:
- the LOC116774706 gene encoding uncharacterized protein LOC116774706, producing MAPNYSKNAVLKGTIDYFCVVCETYLKTEEDYIKHISKPTHKKNFESTQYAKEFEDECIRKTRVGYFCEFCNELLTVLARVRLHVTDSKHMNNKTSLVIERSGADVVAFGEIVINERSWNGLNAESCAVCNTEYENEDIHKNQAKHIINLIQSTLEVDKNKNIYRKIDEQLFQCLTCNMVLGLSDRTNHFNRDDHKKQYEKCLLSNKSNNDEQNSYVTDDLKDNDINKDDKNQKDIASNEIASDKLDERNNYLFKNKQGYLLCILCSLGVKLDDIHRHRNSRMHKKNLKQHRARIAELIEAGGTDKDLFNFIKEFEENRIYINLESKTVICMKCGDILSYSVDEIKEHIPKHNIKKKIECKSKDEPSDEKDKSEDVKEKIKDTSENINVKKKDTREDVKEKETAVSEDVKGKIKDTSEDVKEKAKDTREDVKEKIKDTSEDVKEKKKDISEDVKEKIRNTSKDVKEKKKETSEVVKGTLKEAERVNVQTKTHGHELQSPRDNIPDKKNTDEATEKKKLVKIKLQRQPSYKFIESTACVKYMIFNDVIINNKYCISFESFTFRTSSGADLECQACKVLTKFSHFSTEEHIKKINIIPVITNDESEFVRQVQNDLFHCGFCNIVVSSWGNMLEHFNSLQHKNSRIESEWRKELYLYEMSKNDQKLKDYEQNIKMRLLMNMFQGMF from the exons ATGGCTCCAAACTATAGTAAGAATGCTGTACTTAAAGGAACTATTGACTACTTCTGTGTTGTGTGTGAAACATACCTCAAGACGGAGGAAGactatattaaacatatatctaAACCCACACAcaagaaaaattttgaaagCACACAGTACGCGAAGGAGTTTGAAGATGAATGCATCAGGaag ACGAGAGTCGGATATTTTTGCGAGTTTTGCAACGAGTTACTAACAGTTCTGGCCAGAGTTAGACTTCACGTGACAGACTCAAAGCATATGAATAATAAGACATCGTTGGTCATCGAGAGGAGTGGTGCAGATGTAGTCGCCTTCGGTGAAATTGTTATAAACGAGAGGTCCTGGAACGGCCTTAATGCTGAATCCTGCGCTGTTTGCAACACAGAATATGAAAATGAAGACATACACAAAAACCAAGCCAAACATATCATAAACTTGATTCAGAGCACTCTAGAAGttgataagaataaaaatatatatagaaag ataGATGAACAGCTGTTTCAATGCCTGACATGTAACATGGTGCTTGGTCTAAGCGACAGAACGAACCATTTCAATAGAGATGATCATAAAAAACAGTATGAAAAGTGTCTTCTTTCAAACAAATCTAATAATGATGAACAAAACAGTTATGTAACAGatgatttaaaagataatgaCATAAACAAGGATGACAAAAATCAAAAAGACATCGCCTCCAATGAGATCGCGTCAGATAAATTAGacgaaagaaataattatctatttaaaaacaagCAGGGCTATCTTTTATGTATCCTATGCAGTTTAGGTGTGAAACTGGACGATATACACAGACATAGAAATAGTAGAatgcataaaaaaaaccttaaacaGCATAGGGCACGCATCGCGGAACTGATAGAGGCTGGTGGAACGGATAAAGATCTATTCAACTTCATCAAAGAATTTGAAGAGAATcgaatttacataaatttggaGAGCAAAACcgttatttgtatgaaatgtggagatattttatcatattctGTTGACGAAATAAAAGAACACATTCCCaaacacaatattaaaaaaaaaattgaatgtaAGTCAAAGGATGAACCATCTGATGAGAAAGATAAAAGTGAAGATGTTaaagaaaagataaaagataCAAGTGAAAATATTAACGTAAAGAAAAAAGATACCCGAGAAGATGTTAAAGAAAAGGAAACAGCTGTAAGTGAAGATGTTAAAGGAAAGATAAAAGATACAAGTGAAGATGTTAAAGAAAAGGCAAAAGATACACGAGAAGATGTTaaagaaaagataaaagataCAAGTGAAGAtgttaaagaaaagaaaaaagatataaGTGAAGATGTTAAAGAAAAGATAAGAAATACAAGTAAAGAtgttaaagaaaagaaaaaagaaacaagtGAAGTTGTTAAGGGAACACTAAAAGAAGCAGAAAGGGTAAATGTTCAAACAAAAACTCATGGTCATGAACTTCAATCACCGAGAGATAATATtccagacaaaaaaaatacagatgaAGCCACGGAAAAAAAGAAGCTTGTTAAAATCAAATTGCAAAGACAACCAAGCTACAAGTTCATTGAGAGCACAGCTTGTGTGAAGTATATGATTTTCAACgatgttattataaacaacaagTATTGTATATCATTTGAGAGTTTTACATTTAGAACATCAAGTGGCGCTGATCTAGAATGTCAAGCCTGTAAAGTATTAACCAAATTTAGTCATTTTTCTACGGAGGAACacataaaaaagattaatatcATCCCCGTAATAACTAATGATGAAAGTGAATTTGTTAGACAG gtTCAGAACGACTTATTTCATTGCGGATTttgcaacatcgttgtatctTCCTGGGGCAATATGCTGGAACATTTCAACAGCCTGCAACACAAAAACAGCAGGATTGAATCAGAATGGAGA
- the LOC116774696 gene encoding probable small nuclear ribonucleoprotein Sm D2: protein MATTSKPRSEMTLEELAKIEEEEFSTGPLSVLTQSVKNNTQVLINCRNNKKLLGRVKAFDRHCNMVLENVKEMWTEVPRTGKGKKGKAVNKDKFISKMFLRGDSVILVLRNPLATAAGK, encoded by the exons at GGCGACTACATCGAAGCCACGCTCAGAAATGACTCTAGAAGAGCTAGCTAAGATAGAAGAGGAAGAATTCAGCACAGGTCCGCTTTCGGTACTCACACAGTCCgtcaaaaataatacacaagtgttaataaattgtcgtaacaataaaaagttattggGTCGTGTAAAAGCCTTTGACCGGCATTGCAACATGGTGttagaaaatgttaaagaaatGTGGACCGAAGTTCCAAGGACGGGGAAAGGCAAAAAG GGTAAAGCTGTGAACAAAGACAAGTTCATATCAAAGATGTTCCTCCGAGGCGATTCAGTTATCTTAGTCCTCAGGAATCCTCTAGCTACCGCTGCAGGAAAGTAA
- the LOC116774882 gene encoding disintegrin and metalloproteinase domain-containing protein 19 — protein MFRRTSSVKMFDCGCIKVCWLVFCSILIALTKDSADAHGIRSPAPEFSRHRLVRPIIQHARTKREITSTRHTEGIHHPELVMKMNFDGREHVLDLRLNEDLITKDHVIAYQKDGETVIHRPTLKELDICQYSGKVRDKKDSWVAVSTCDGVRGIIHDGQTMRYIEPADRNEIDSQHYLYEHSDLNTDFHCGYSGGITTNDTYDPELMKRHMHSRNMEKSRISRYKRDAYEDTEVRGPFKVNKLSRFVELVLVADNREFRANGESKETVHRQLKDVANIINSVYTPLNIFIALVGVVVWNERDEIRLEEDGDKTLTEFLHYRKRLLPVMPNDNAHLLTRQKFKDGVVGKALKGPICTYNFSGGVATNHSEVIGLVATTIAHEMGHNFGMEHDTEADCECPDEKCIMSPSSTSVTPTKWSSCSLRSLALAFERGMDYCLRNKPKRLFEPSTCGNGFIEPGEQCDCGLAGDPACTACCDPRACVLRSNATCAAGECCDTTTCRPKPAGTVCRAADKECDLAEYCSGHSEYCPRDVYKMDATPCGGGKAYCAGGSCRTHTDQCRLLWGFSGENSDVQCYTNSNTKGDRKGNCGYHREDPPVYYKCSKEDSLCGLLQCRHLNERLEFGMESVSTLSAVFINNNGTIIPCRTAMVDMGTSDPDPGFVPDGAKCGDDKMCMKHRCVSIAEVTSEIARKETSVCPSNCSGHGVCNSEGHCHCDSGFAPPLCELPGPGGSVDSGPATDASIQRNFMVAMYIIFLGILPSVLLVMLLMYYSRHNVLLCWKKPKKSVQSPKKNSLQRRLSRSATKFAANFQNNSQNNAQPVNVHTLSNSDDMSSSLLRSDSDHSPSGNINPSVNFFGNFKGFSLTPMDKNSQNETDVKDKKDNVQKSAKITPVHRSGSNSQNIAQGSKPILRSAPPLPVVPNTAKLSPKTSPSIKRTNSSVQNRIKAFMGTEKAEEIPVNTAPRPTISSPILEASTCTAKELISPLQGSKTLGPVRAAPTVPNFSPDLPKRPLSMHSAGNVPQKPLPEEPKKVKEGISLNRIASFLKQDKPKEKDRNPVERSHSLPKNGNNQLKVKTGDKVALRNLQISGPILQKEIELPVTTVPVVSDSEEADDSKAFVNRAQSMRAPASQKPVLQSFASMRQAPGVPRPLSCVGRPTAPPPPLPSQPKNEEQSIYQNPKVQNDIKSTDYVDCIEEKQVPLAHIDEESGDNIYAIIEESPEKHFKPMPGRPPKSTQAPFEEYNVPKPITSNSGSSESLGLLGEIVNEIQNRNFDSIYCTNSLARMKDKNKSTDSNRDSTYMNTDYKSPESVYSNSETKSSAASTTSSGYLHPSAVNVPTYMQKDSDELEIEKPPSPTLKTNSKIPTFTRQVTPPGLRTFKTIPQSPKTTTRSNLKTIPNSPDLVSSCAVPETQNAKAPDVINNNKTEPPKLATKPNTTKTTDNRPPLKPVPSEKKPNVKPTPVPKTNSALSMNKTDKNPPLNRTTSKTDSNVKAIADSLNKNRPKIVPKPNNIQKTEAVKTNATKLSAKPSNVASLQQKFENRKSLGKEISVKK, from the exons GATCCCCCGCGCCAGAGTTTAGCCGGCACAGACTCGTACGACCGATCATCCAGCATGCGAGGACTAAGAGGGAGATAACATCGACCAGACACACG GAAGGCATCCATCATCCAGAGCTGGTTATGAAGATGAACTTTGATGGTCGCGAGCACGTCCTTGACTTGAGACTGAACGAGGATCTCATTACCAAGGATCATGTGATAGCATACCAGAAGGATGGGGAGACGGTGATACACCGACCTACATTGAAG gaGCTCGACATATGCCAGTACTCTGGCAAGGTGAGGGACAAGAAAGACTCGTGGGTCGCCGTGTCCACATGCGACGGAGTGAGGGGGATCATTCACGATGGACAGACAATGAGATATATAGAACCAGCCGATA GAAACGAAATCGACTCTCAGCACTATCTTTACGAGCACTCGGATCTGAACACCGACTTCCACTGCGGGTACAGCGGAGGCATCACTACCAATGACACGTACGACCCCGAGCTCATGAAGCGACACATGCATAGCAGGAACATGGAGAAGAGCAGAATAAGTCGG TACAAACGTGATGCGTACGAGGACACAGAGGTGAGGGGTCCGTTCAAGGTCAACAAACTGTCCCGCTTCGTGGAGTTGGTGCTCGTGGCCGACAACAGAGAGTTCAGAGCCAACGGGGAGAGCAAGGAAACGGTGCACAGACAGCTCAAGGACGTcgctaatattattaattct GTGTACACCCCGCTTAATATCTTCATAGCGCTAGTGGGTGTTGTCGTGTGGAACGAAAGAGACGAAATACGGTTAGAGGAGGACGGAGATAAAACTCTCACTGAGTTCCTACATTACAGGAAAAGGCTGCTCCCTGTCATGCCCAACGACAACGCACACCTGTTAAC cCGTCAGAAATTTAAAGATGGCGTCGTGGGGAAGGCTCTAAAAGGGCCGATATGTACGTACAATTTCTCTGGTGGTGTCGCCACAAACCATTCGGAGGTGATCGGTCTGGTGGCGACCACTATAGCCCACGAGATGGGCCACAACTTTGGCATGGAACACGACACTGAGGCCGACTGCGAGTGTCCCGATGAGAAGTGCATCATGAGCCCCTCCAGTACGTCGGTCACCCCTACCAAATGGTCGTCCTGCAGCTTGAGATCACTCGCGCTGGCGTTCGAGAGAGGCATGGATTACTGTCTGCG TAATAAACCAAAGCGTCTATTCGAGCCTTCCACTTGCGGCAACGGATTCATTGAACCCGGCGAGCAGTGTGATTGTGGCCTGGCGGGCGATCCAGCCTGCACTGCTTGCTGTGACCCGCGGGCGTGCGTGTTACGCTCTAACGCGACCTGCGCGGCGGGAGAGTGCTGTGATACAACG ACTTGTCGTCCGAAGCCGGCGGGGACGGTGTGCAGGGCGGCCGACAAGGAGTGTGATCTGGCGGAGTACTGCAGCGGACACTCGGAGTACTGTCCGCGGGATGTGTACAAGATGGACGCCACCCCTTGTGGGGGAGGGAAA GCGTACTGTGCGGGCGGGTCTTGTCGGACCCACACGGATCAATGCCGACTTCTCTGGGGTTTCTCCGGAGAGAACTCGGACGTTCAATGTTACACCAACTCTAATACTAAAGGGGATAG GAAGGGTAACTGCGGCTACCATCGCGAAGACCCGCCCGTCTACTACAAATGTTCTAAAGAAGATTCTCTCTGCGGTCTGCTGCAGTGTCGCCATCTCAATGAAAGACTCGAATTCGGCATGGAGTCCGTGTCTACACTGTCAGCtgtcttcattaataataacg gCACGATAATTCCCTGCCGCACGGCCATGGTCGACATGGGCACGAGCGATCCCGACCCGGGCTTCGTACCAGACGGCGCGAAATGTGGAGACgataaa ATGTGCATGAAACATAGATGCGTTTCAATAGCGGAAGTGACGTCAGAGATCGCTCGGAAAGAAACATCCGTCTGTCCGTCCAACTGTTCGGGCCATGGAGTGTGTAACTCAGAAG GACATTGTCACTGCGACTCGGGATTCGCCCCTCCACTGTGTGAGCTCCCCGGGCCGGGAGGTTCCGTGGACTCCGGACCAGCCACTGACGCttcaa TTCAACGGAACTTCATGGTCGCTATGTACATAATCTTCCTGGGCATCCTGCCGTCCGTGCTGCTGGTGATGCTGCTCATGTACTACTCGCGTCACAACGTGCTGCTGTGCTGGAAGAAACCCAAAAAATC tGTACAATCGCCAAAGAAGAACAGCTTGCAGCGTCGCCTGTCGCGAAGTGCGACGAAATTTGCTGCAAATTTCCAAAATAATTCACAAAACAACGCCCAGCCCGTCAACGTTCATACTCTGTCGAACTCTGACGACATGAGCTCCAGCCTCCTCAGAAGTGATTCCGATCATAGCCCTTCAGGCAACATAAACCCCTCGGTAAATTTCTTCGGAAACTTCAAAGGATTCTCACTCACCCCGATGGATAAGAACTCACAAAACGAAACTGATGtcaaagataaaaaagataatgTACAGAAAAGCGCCAAAATCACACCCGTGCATCGAAGCGGTAGCAACAGTCAGAATATAGCACAGGGATCGAAGCCAATACTGAGATCAGCACCACCGCTGCCTGTGGTTCCGAACACGGCTAAACTAAGCCCGAAAACAAGCCCATCTATCAAAAGAACGAACAGCTCCGTTCAGAATCGCATTAAAGCTTTCATGGGAACGGAAAAGGCTGAAGAAATACCCGTGAACACAGCTCCGAGACCGACAATATCTAGTCCCATTCTGGAAGCATCGACGTGTACAGCGAAAGAACTCATCTCTCCTCTCCAGGGTTCCAAAACCTTGGGTCCTGTCCGCGCCGCTCCTACCGTTCCTAACTTCTCTCCGGACTTACCGAAGAGGCCGTTAAGCATGCACTCAGCGGGAAATGTACCACAGAAACCACTGCCGGAAGAACCGAAGAAAGTTAAAGAAGGCATATCTCTCAATAGGATTGCGTCGTTCCTGAAACAAGATAAACCAAAAGAAAAAGATAGGAACCCTGTGGAGAGAAGCCATTCGCTACCCAAAAATGGTAACAACCAATTAAAAGTCAAAACCGGTGATAAAGTCGCACTGCGCAATTTGCAAATATCTGGTCCTATTTTGCAAAAGGAAATAGAATTACCTGTTACTACTGTCCCAGTCGTTTCGGATTCAGAAGAAGCCGACGATTCGAAGGCCTTCGTAAACAGAGCGCAGAGTATGCGAGCACCTGCCAGCCAAAAGCCAGTCCTACAAAGCTTTGCATCGATGAGACAAGCGCCAGGTGTACCGCGGCCCTTATCGTGTGTGGGAAGACCAACAGCGCCCCCTCCCCCGTTACCATCACAACCGAAAAACGAAGAACAATCCATTTACCAAAATCCGAAAGTgcaaaatgacataaaatcgACTGATTATGTTGATTGCATAGAGGAAAAACAGGTCCCATTGGCGCACATCGATGAAGAATCTGGGGACAATATTTACGCTATCATAGAAGAAAGTCCCGAAAAGCATTTCAAACCGATGCCGGGACGTCCTCCTAAATCTACACAGGCGCCGTTCGAAGAATACAATGTACCAAAACCTATTACTTCCAATTCGGGAAGCTCTGAAAGTTTAGGTCTACTCGGAGAAATTGtcaatgaaatacaaaaccGCAATTTCGACTCCATTTACTGCACAAATTCTTTGGCGAGAATGAAAGATAAGAACAAAAGTACGGATAGTAACAGAGATAGCACGTACATGAACACAGACTATAAAAGCCCGGAGAGCGTTTACAGCAACTCTGAGACAAAATCTAGTGCGGCCTCCACGACTAGCAGCGGCTACCTTCACCCGTCCGCCGTGAACGTACCGACTTACATGCAAAAAGACAGCGATGAACTAGAAATTGAAAAGCCTCCGTCCCCcacattaaaaactaattcgAAAATACCTACGTTTACCAGACAAGTCACCCCGCCGGGGCTAAGAACTTTCAAAACTATACCGCAATCACCGAAGACGACAACGAGGAGTAATCTCAAAACGATTCCGAACAGTCCCGACCTGGTATCGAGCTGTGCTGTTCCCGAAACACAGAATGCTAAAGCTCCGgatgttataaacaataataaaacagaaccACCTAAATTAGCGACTAAACCGAATACGACCAAAACGACCGATAACCGACCCCCACTCAAACCGGTTCCGTCGGAGAAGAAACCTAACGTCAAACCAACACCGGTCCCAAAAACTAATTCTGCCTTAAGTATGAACAAAACAGATAAAAATCCTCCCCTCAACAGAACTACTTCTAAGACAGACTCCAACGTTAAGGCGATAGCTGACAGTTTGAACAAAAATCGACCAAAAATTGTCCCAAAGCCTAACAACATACAGAAGACTGAAGCTGTGAAAACAAACGCTACCAAATTATCAGCGAAACCGTCAAACGTTGCAAGTTTGCAGCAGAAATTTGAAAACAGGAAGTCATTAGGAAAAGAAATAAgtgtcaaaaaataa